Genomic DNA from Coregonus clupeaformis isolate EN_2021a chromosome 9, ASM2061545v1, whole genome shotgun sequence:
cactcactcacactcacaaatGCAGACATAACAAGCCCACCACCCACCACATGAAAATTTTTATATTTGATTAATACATTGATGTGGTCCAAATTTCAATGTGTAAGTCGTCTTATAAAGTTCTAAAGTTATCTAAACTAGTTATGAAATACCTTACATTTTTCCCAAAAATATTATTCCTTGACGTTGTAAAAATACGCTTAAGATTTCAGAGCCTTATTTCAGTTATATTTCGCAGCACTTTTGCAATTGAACTGAAGTGAAAATGCACGTAGGAATGTTTAATACGTAAATGTCCTACATAACTAATGCAGCTCAATTATTGCATGAGAAATAGCAATACCTTTCAACTTGGAATGAATAATAGAACGGGCCTCACTCGCCACATGCTCCTTGTCTTTGCTAaccttcagctcaacttacctCATAGCAAGAGGGTTATGATATCAATAGGGATATTACAGCGATCAATAATTTACACAAGCTTCCTGGCCAAACAATATTTCACCTTCTTTTCCAAGTCATTTCTTTAACATTAATATGGTAAAATTGTTTGCACAACTTCAGACAGTGTTAGAAAGATAAAATACATTCAGAAAATTATCTAAAgttggtaaaaaaatatataaacaaacACATTCAAACAATTCTAACAAAACAGTTAGATATAACAATATGAGCATTTAACTTTTTGGTGAAGCTTATTTGACCTAATTTAAAACAGTCTGCAGCCACATATCACATGATCCCAAGACACAGAACAAGAGAGAAAATGTCCATTAGGTTATTATCATAATGAGCAAGTAGGCGATGTATTTGCATTGCTTTTTCCCCTCTTTCAAATTCCTCTTTATTAAAATAAATTACTCATTGCCTAAGCAATTAATCAAATCTCAAGATCAAAGAGAATATAACAAATCCACTGATTTTCTTTTCAATTGCAAAATATTGATCCTCTGGCTAAAATATCCAGAGGAGAGCCTATTACACTTGGGAGAATAGCGTGTGTAGCCTGTAACTTCAGGTTAGGGtgaataacatacagtatattcgaTAACAAAATAATGTTTTCTATTTTCATCAACAATATATTATTTTGTTTTTACCTCCCATTAACATATGCATCGAATTTACACAAATCCAATCAAATAATTATTTTTACAGAAAAAGTATCCAATGCTAAATGACTCATACAACTACACTTATTCATCAGGAAGAGAGTAATGAAGTGAGTTGGTATTATTACAAGTTTAAACAATAATAATAGTTTTACATACTATTTCAAAATTCTATTGTATTGTTATTGGTATAATAACAGATTTAACTTGAGTACAAAAACTAAAAATATACGACGACGACTACACACAGATAAAAACGGTGGAAAATGCTCTTGATTTTCGTACTGCTTTAAAAGATCAATTGAAATCTTCAAATCCTTACCTGACATTGTGAGAGTCCCCTCTATCCCTCGAGTCACGAGCTCCCACACACTCTCAGCCCTCCGCACAGCTCCAAACTTCGTTTTATACCAATATATAATTAATATTGCATCATCATTACTTAATAATTTCAAACCCCAAGATATAACCCAGTGACACAAGGGCATTAATTATTAACCGATCTAATTAAGACCAAGGTCCTGAGTCAATGAAAAGGAAAACATAAATTATATGTGTCTATAATTGTTGCATGGTGTTTGAGTTTGGTTTATCAATTCAGCACTGAAATATGTACCTTTTTCAATCATATTTATGTGCTATATGATTCATTTTTAATCGCAGCAGAGCATTGGGAATTCATAAATAAAACAAGTCATGTTCTCTGTGAAACTCGTGGTTTTACAATTATTTTATCGCCTGTATCTCGAGGCATGATTTGTTCAGACCAGGAACAAACCCTGAGTTAATACTCCCTTACTCCAACCCGAGAAATGGAGATAGTATTGTATTTAACTATCATAACCTCACAAAAATTGCAAAATTACTTTAAGCTCAACTTACATGTTTTAAAATTAATTCCTGTCTTTAAATTAAGTGATAATAGCCTACATATGTCTAATTGTCTACAATTGACTAAAACATAAATTAATCATGCAAAATGTAATCAAAATGATCAATTGCTGATTCAATggaattttagaaaatattcaatgATTTATTAATGAAATTTCAACTTCACACATTTTGTCAAGTGAAATCCAAGAGTGAAGAAAAATACTCATAGTATTTCAGTGATACTCTAAACTGTTTTACATTTTTCACATCAATATAGGCCATGTCAAAATATAGCAGCCTTCCAATGCCGGTTTGACATGCCTTAGTTAAAATAGTGACATTTTGCAAATTAGCCTATTAAAGAAAATCAACTCGTGCTGTGTCATAAATATTGTGAATAGTGATTTGCCTCGGTTACACACGATGGTGAATAAAGTTCAGCTAGTTCACAAAGAGAGCACATTcatttgaaatatatatttttctaaggTGGGTGTGTTACTCCTATGCAGTGAACACACGTTAATTCCATCCTAAATATGAATCCGAGACATATAGGCCTAAACGTGAAAATATTTGTGTAATTTATGAAATTGTCCAAACAACTAACAGGTCTTATGAGCATTCAACAGGACATATCACATGACAGAGAAGTCATTTTCTCCCACTATTTGTTAGGCCCTATAGTTCAGTTCTGTGATTGAAGAGTTGTCATAGGCAGTCATAAAATCAACAACAACGAAAAATTCCTTCAAGAGACCTTTAGCACGATACGTTTAATTCCAAACTAAACAACATAAAATGTGCGCTTTAGAGGACAAAAAAAGTGAACGAGACAAAATAATTTAGATAATTACAATTTAAATAAATCATTTACAGTCTCAGTAATAGATTCCAGTCGGACATGAGATGTTGATAGATCCCTGTTATCTCTTTAAAATGTCGTATTTTAGGCATTATGTGAACTAATGCACAGCAGAATATTTCATTCTTTTCTGTTTTTGCCGTTGGTTGCAAAACCACACACGAACCACGTTCTTTTTAAGGTCCAGTTTTTCAGCAATTGCAGCAATTTTTTCCGAAGAGGGACGGGGCTGGATCGCAAAATATGCCTCCAAAGAGCGCTTCTCAGGTGCGGCTATCGACGTGCGTTTTCGTTTGCGTTCGTTGCCATTGAAAAGATCTGGCTTGCTGTTTTTCTCCCGGTAAGCAGCCTCGGCCTCCTCGAGCCAGGCTTGGAGGACAGGTTTTAGCGCAATCATATTATtgtgagagagggtgagggactCGAACCTGCAGATAGTGCTCTGGCTGAGAGAGCCCACCCCAGGTATCTTCAGGTTGGCGAGAGCTGAGCCAACGTCCGCCTGGGTCACCCCGAGCTTTATCCTCCTTTGTTTGAATCGCTCGGCGAAGGCTTCCAGCTCCCTAGGATCCGACTCCACGTCATTGACACACGACATTCCGTTGTGCACAGACAAGGAGTGCGGATGACCCATGGCCATAGCCTGGTGGAGGTGACCCATGGTCTGGAGGTGGTGCTGGTGGGCTTGCGTGGTCATCATAGAGGAATCCGGAGCCCCCATCCCGCTCACCGAGAGACTGGAAGAGATGTGATCCAGGAGATCCCCCTCCAAGCTCTggttgaggtggtggtggtggtggtggtggtggtgagaggTCAGGGTGGAGGAGTGGGTGATGGGCACCGTAGAGGAGTTGGAGGTGCAGGGGACACTACTCATGGTATGGTAAGTCACGTCTGGCTTGAAAGAGTGACTCTTGACGTGAGAGACAATGTCAGCAGCCGCCAGAGCTTCCGCGCGTGCCAGTGGACTCTCATCAAAGCAACCGAATATATTGCCCTGGAGCTGCAAGCAAGAGTGAGCATATTGAAGTCAGTGGGGAATTCTGTCAACTCAGGATTAAAAAACATTTCAAGCACAGGGAGAACCCTCTTCAAAGCACAGGTCATAAAAATTAATATGAAAGCAGCAGCTTTGCTTGAATAGACAtgtggatgagagagagggagggaggggttgtgagggagagagagaaagaacaaggACTGGAGTGGATAAGAACAAAGTCCTTTCTGATCCACTTAAAacgttttaaatgttttttttatttttataaatttgtgccTCAAATAATTGACTAACATACCTGCGGGGCAGGCAGACACACCCTGCGCATGCCTTCCGAACTCGCGTGCAGGCCAGAGTATTTGGGCTCCTGCAGCACCGGGTGCATAGAGAAATGCTGCTTGCTGTTCATGGTCATCATCTTCCTTGCGCACCTTGCAGGTAAGTGGCCCTGACATAGAGGCAGGCTCGGTTCTCTGGCTCGCTGCTGTTAGTGCGCTATTTCCATTGGCAGAGCCTCCcggtctgcctctctctccccccacctgcCCCTTTACTCAACTTACAAGTTACAAGTCATGGGAATGGCCTGGGTGCTGTGCGCAAGCGTGATGCACGCTTGAAAGTGAACGCAATTAAATGGCCCATGAAACAAAACGTTTGGGCCTATAGTCCTCAGCATCAGCCATACGTAACATGTGGTAATTGATTATAAACATGATTAGgcccatcccactgggcacagacttcaATTCAATAATCTTAATACCTTACTTTATCTAGGCCTCTAGATTTCTACATTAACTTGTGGTTCCAAGCGTAATAAAATGAACACAGAGAATGTATGCAGTCTATTTTTCTTAATTTGGCATGTTTCCTTTCTCTTTGCATCAAGGATAAAACAGGAGAGTGGTTagcttcagcaccatggacagcgccaGTCTTGGCGTCTCGTGATTCCCAGTTAAATGAGGgaacatataataataatgttaGGTTGAAGTGCCTTGTTCattggcacatcgacagatttttcacccagtgggctcggggattcgaaccagcgacctttcggtttctggcctaacgctcttaaccgctaggcttcctgccCCAACCACTCTTCAACAATCAGAGGTTGGACAAATTAATAGCAGATGTGTGAAATCTAATACCACACAAGTTGTATAACATGAATGACATTATGAAATTTGTAGATGAAATAGCCAACACAAATAGACTAACAATTCCCTTACCCAATCACGTTATGCTGAGAATCTGAAACAACTGTGcaaaatgcaattttttttaCTGTACAAACACGTTTTCAAGACGTTAAAAGAaacagaaatacatcaaaacattgTCAAACTTTTCTTCATTGATCAAACTTTCTAATTATAGATAAAGAACTGTTGTACTTCACACTACATACTTTTTCAAAAACGAAAGAGCAATCTATTTAGGATTTCCCTTGGAAATATGATTTGGTTTATGTATTAATCCCATGGCTATCTCTCAAGCAACAACcgggaaataaaacatttacattattaGTTAATAAATGATAAGTTATCAAACAATATGATCTCAAAGGAACTGCCCAGTGTTTCcatatttctatgaaatatgatctATAATCACTAACAATATGAGGGAAATCGTTTTCCTTccaattaagtatgttaaaaagcagtttttccgtgttggaatggtgtgggcatatacCGGTTGGTATATGAACGCAAGTAGacagctgattggccagctcatcctcctctagaccgctgattggacAGCTTATTCTCCTCAGGGAGATGACATCATGTTCTATGAGGAAATCGTGAGCATGTTTTAAatagtctgtttgagatacaagtttgaggtggagtttttaaagtgttttttctaaaatgttatgctttggccacaaatacgagtataggacAAGTCAAcgacattatttgggtatgagctAACAGAATATAAACATTTAAAGTTCGATTTTCACTGGCCAGTTACTTTAACAATTCTTCTGAAACTGAAGCCCTCTCCTATTTGCTCATACAGTTACCTGCCAAAATAaatgaaacaccaacataaaatgtcttaatagggcattgggccaccacgagccgacAGAACAGCTTCAGTGCGCCTTGGCATAGACTTTACAAGTGTTTGGAACtcattggagggatgtgacaccattcttccacgagaaattccataatttggtgtttgttgatgttggtggaaaacgctgtctcaggcgctgctccagaatctctcatacgttttcaattgggttgagatctggtgacacacacacacacacacacacacacacacacacacacacacacacacacacacacacacacacacacacacacacactttaaatcccctatgctcctttggctgagtttacacaggcagaccaattctgatctttGTTTCCACTAATTGATCTTTTGAtcaatcacatcagatatttttacctcagctctttttcagagctgatctgattggtcaaaataccaattttggtaaaaagatcagaattaggctgcctgtgtaaacgcagcctttgaAAGTTACTTCTTCTagccatttttatacatgaccatAAGCATGacgggatgttaattgcttaaagggatacttcgggattttggcaaagAGGCCCTTTATGTACTTCTccggagtcagatgaacttgtggataccatttttatgtctctgcgtgggGTTTGAAGGAAATTGCTAACTAGcactagcgcaattgctaactagcgctagctcaattgctaactagcagatacccatagacttccagtcattgtgctaatgctatTTAGCATTGGCTGACGAAACTACTTCtagcttccttcatactggacatagAGAcacaaaaatggtatccacgagttcatctgactctggggaagtagataaagggcatctccaaaatcccgaagtatccctttaatgaaCTCAGGaaacacacctgtgtggaagcacctgctttcagtATACTTGGTATACTTATTTTACTGGTGTTTTCTATATTTTGGCAGCTACCTGAATGTCCCAGATAGCCAACAGGCTAAAGCCAAAAGTATTGTAGTTTAATCAGGACTGACCCAAATAGTGATCACTTTTATGCTGCCTATCAAAAAGGACATGCTTGTTATTTACAGATATTTCTGGTTTCTGGTCTTAATCCTTCCCTTCATTGCATTGGGATAGTGTCAGTTCAAGATGATCTACATTGGCTAAATATGATTACAGGATCTTGTAGATAGATAAGGCACCTACACACAAAAGCAATGTTGGCTGAATTGAATTGGAGCAGGTCAGTACCTTGCTctgctctctatcctccatccagGTGAACACCTGTCCTCAGTGCATTATATCTCATGTGGCAGGCTGACTGCCTCTCCCAGCAGTAGAAAGAAGAACCAGGCAGGCCAGTGACACAGTACTTCCATCTGATCCGGGCCACCTTTCCTCCGGTTCCCCAGACAGTGAATAATTCAGCAGCATGGTGGCAGGCGTCCATTACCACGTTGGCATGTTCTTATTCATTATAGAGATTAAAACAGGCAAGGTCTTTTCTCACTGCTGTACCTGTTgcgcgagagagtgagagagagagcacacctTGGCAGGGTACATAGTATTTTTGTATACATTAGGCCTACTTTAAGGGAAGTCAAACTCCTCGAACTCCCCTTTATACTTGTAACATTGTAAAGCTGAGGTGCAAAGATGTTCAGAGATTAGTTCCGAATACACAGGACATTGTGTTATAATTCCATTGTGTCAATAGTTGATTGTGAGCACTAACCTAAAACTTGCTTGATGTTGTTGAGACGAGAATGGGGATAGGGCAGAtatttaattggggttttcaagtGGGCACCTTCCATCTTAAATGTTTTGTTGATGAGCCCACGACATATCCAGAAGGTTCAACAGTGAATTCTGGCATCCCAGAACCTCTATACCTGCCCAGTCTCCTTCCCGCTCACTCTGGGGCCCAGCTGGGGTATTTTCTCTTTAGCCAGAGCCACTGGCTACCCCTTTCAGCAGTCTCTGACGTTGCCTTGATGGTTTGGCGTAAGGCTTTGCCGTGGAAACCAAGGTCCTTCAGCAATCTGGTGGATGAGGTTGAACACAGTGGGCACGATGGATCTTCACCCACCCACTGGTTGAGATTTTGGGGTGACGGAAGCACATCATGTCGATCTGACAAGGATTATGCTCTCCATGCTCTCCCACCTCATCCACTGCCCCTGCTTATGAGAAAGCATTGGCGCACCTTGCTGCTTATTCCTGACGGCACACATTTTCCTGAAAGCGCACTTAATCCACAACTAGCCTCCACATCTCTGGAGGTGTTGCCTTGTGCCAGGAGGGCCGACTTTCTCTGAGACTGAAGCCTCCACTTCCCTGTTCCACTTGCCCTACGATGTCCCTGTGTCAGAGGGCTGCTTTTGCTTGTTGAACTCAGCTCTTATTGCTGTGTCCCGAGACTGTCAGTGTCATCTCTAGTCTTACTTTAGTACATTTGAACTTTGCCAGACCAGAGAGAGTCAGCTAAAGGACTCCTTTTCTGTGGAGGCCAATGTTGCTGAGGCATTGTGGAGCTCCTAACTATTTCCTTGTGTAGGAGCGATTCATCCTCTCCATCTTCTCAACCTTTGTGAGGGCAATGTCGTAGACAGTTAGCTGCCACATCAGACGGGGTAACAGTCCAAACTGCAGGCACCAAAGCTGCAGTTTACCAGGAAGCATGGACTTGTCAATGCTCTCGAGGCCTCTGATGGTCTCCTGCCTTAGCACCTGGGCTTGGTCTGTGTCCTTGAGGCTTGCATCATACCATCTTCCAAAGCTTTTGATGGGCTGCTCAGACACTGTTGGTATTGGTTCATCATCAATGAATAATCTTTTGTCAGATAGTTTAACTTTGGTGATGGAGATGCTTCTTGACTTGCATGGCTTTATCTTCATTATGGTCCACTTGATGTTATCTTGAAGCTTTCCCAGCAGACGTCTTGTGCATGCTGCAAATTATGCTGTCATTCATTGTTCTATTCAAGATGTTACCCTGAATTAAGTATAATGtccttctctcactcactcacatgaACTCTTATTCTTTTACTTCTTAATAACAGTATGCATTATTCAATAGTCATTGTGGTGTATTGTTGGCTTGTCATCCGTGTGCATTCCCATTCTGAAAATTGTATCTGACATGTTTTATGGATTTGTTTGTGGTGAGATGTGAAAGCAGCACTCCTCTCCCTGCGTACAGCTCTAAAGATTTCCTCCACCAAATGACCCTCCAATTGTTGTCTGCCTCTCCGCTCTCCTGGTCTGTCTCCACTTTGGACTCTTTGGCGCATGCATGTAGAGTGCTCATCGCCCGGGTGACAGGGGATGTGAGGATGACGAGTGGCTGAGGTTGGTGGTTGACGTTCCGTCCCACGGGGAACCCAACAGTGCTTGCATTAAATCAAATAGACTGAGTGTTTTCACTTGACTTCCTAAAGTAAGGAATGTTCATGCATTATTCATTAACATTTGAATATGTCAAAGTCACTGAAGCCAAATTAAGCTCTGGAattctgtttggttggggtggGTGTCATGGCATAAGCTGTTTTCCCATCGTCTTTATCATACTAATACaactataattaagcaataaggctagAGGGGGCGTGGTACATGGCCAtgtaccatggctaagggctgttcttaagcacgaagcaacacggagtgcctggatacagcccttagccatggtatattggccatataccacaaacccctgaagtgccttattgctattataaactggttaccaacgtaattagagcagtaaaagtaatgttttgtcataccagtGATATACAGTCTGAtgtaccacagctgtcagccaatcagcattcagggctcgaaccacccagtttataatgtggtgatatacactgagtgtacaaaacgttaggaacaccttcctaatattgagttgcaccctgttttgccctcagaacagcttcaatttgggcctcccaagtggcgcagcggtctaaggcactgcatcgcagtcactacagacccaggttcgatcccaggctgtgtcacagctgaccgggagacccatgacaattggcccagtgtcgtccgggttaggggagggtttggtctgccgggatttccttgtccattgcgctctagtgactccttgtggcgggctgggcgcctgcaagctgacttcggtcaccagctggacagtgtttcctccaacacgttgctgcggctggcttccgggttaagtgagcagtgtgtcaagaagcagtgcagcttggcagggttatgtttcggaggacacatggctctcgaccttcgccacTCCTGAGttcgtaggggagttgcagtgatgggacaagactgtaactaccaattggggagaaaaaggggtaaaagtacacactaaaaataaaagaacagcctcaatttgtcaggggcatggactctacaaggtgtcaaagtgttccacagggatgttgactccaatgcttcccacagttgtgtcaagttggctggatgtccttttggtgatagaccattcttgatacatacaggaaactattgagcgtgagaaacccagcagcgttgcagttcttgacacactcaaaccggtgcacctggcacctactaccataccctgttcaaaggaacttaaatatttgtcttgcccattcaccctcggattgtgtgccattcagtctcaactgtctcaaggcttaaaaatccttctttaacatatctcctccccttcatctacacagattgaaatggatttaacaggtgaaatcaataagggatcatagctttcacctggtcagtctgtcatggaaagtttttgttttgtatactcagtgtcgATATGGTGCCCAGTGATCTGAGACCTGCTTATTCAGTAGCCCAACGTGACTATAACAGAGTTATAACAATCAGTAGGCTGTCATGTACAGAAAGATGTGCAACATTGCTCAACCAAAAATAGCATGAAATCCATGTGATAAATAACAAAAGTGTCATCAAATCTAGCTGTCACTAGGTGCCAGTAGGAGGGATTTTTGACATTAAAATAAGTCCCTCCTTGTTGCTTAGAGtaagtaaataaataatattgTGCCAATGTAAGACATGTAGGACTAGGGCATTAGGGACCTGACAGTGTTAGGTACCAGTCTAAACAGACAGCATTGCTGTATCAGTATGGAAATTATTCTAGTAGTTTAGTTTAAAACCACTGATTATCAGTGATATAATATAATCCAGTATCTATACTAAAGGAAGGACACAACACAGGTTTTGAAGGTAATCTTTTTTTTGGAATGGTTTCTCTCGCATCTTCCCAATGTTGAAATTTGGTttcaatttttttactttttttttacttGTCTAATTCAAATTATttaaattattttgtattttgttccTTTTCAGATCACCCCATTCCTCCATGTTTATTGGTAAAAGCAAACATGCTAGTGAGTTAGAAATCCATTTTACAAACAGAATAAATCAAAAATACATACACTTCCTGCAAATATAAACAGTAACAAAACCAAAAAAATATTCTTCCAATAAGTGTTTTACATTTTACACTACCAtgtcatagtagcatccacaagGTAGTACAAACATGGGGAGAAAATCCTCAAAGCAACTTCAGAAATCTCACTGAAGTAATAGTCCTGCCATTAGATTTGTCCTTTTGAAGTTATCCAGCAAAGGACTGTTCA
This window encodes:
- the LOC121574439 gene encoding POU domain, class 4, transcription factor 3-like, encoding MMTMNSKQHFSMHPVLQEPKYSGLHASSEGMRRVCLPAPQLQGNIFGCFDESPLARAEALAAADIVSHVKSHSFKPDVTYHTMSSVPCTSNSSTVPITHSSTLTSHHHHHHHHHLNQSLEGDLLDHISSSLSVSGMGAPDSSMMTTQAHQHHLQTMGHLHQAMAMGHPHSLSVHNGMSCVNDVESDPRELEAFAERFKQRRIKLGVTQADVGSALANLKIPGVGSLSQSTICRFESLTLSHNNMIALKPVLQAWLEEAEAAYREKNSKPDLFNGNERKRKRTSIAAPEKRSLEAYFAIQPRPSSEKIAAIAEKLDLKKNVVRVWFCNQRQKQKRMKYSAVH